Proteins from one Bacteroides zhangwenhongii genomic window:
- the aspA gene encoding aspartate ammonia-lyase, which yields MEQNLSKKTRTESDLIGSREVPESALYGVQTLRGIENFRISKFHLNEYPLFIQALAITKMGATVANRELDLLTEEQADAILRACKEILEGKHHEQFPVDMIQGGAGTTTNMNANEVIANRALELMGHQRGEYQFCSPNDHVNRSQSTNDAYPTAIHIGLYYTHLKLVKHLEVLIESFRKKANEFAHVIKMGRTQLEDAVPMTLGQTFNGFASILSHEVKNLDFAAQDFLAVNMGATAIGTGITAEPEYAEKCIAALRKITGLDIKLADDLVGATSDTSCMVGYSGAMRRIAVKMNKICNDLRLLASGPRCGLGEINLPAMQPGSSIMPGKVNPVIPEVMNQVAYKVIGNDLCVAMSGEAAQMELNAMEPVMAQCCFESADLLMNGFDTLRTLCIDGITANEEKCRRDVHNSIGVVTALNPVIGYKNSTKIAKEALETGKGVYELVLEHNILSKEDLDTILKPENMIKPVKLDIHPNR from the coding sequence ATGGAACAAAATTTATCAAAAAAAACTCGTACAGAGAGTGACCTGATAGGTAGTCGTGAAGTGCCGGAAAGTGCACTCTATGGAGTACAGACACTCCGTGGCATTGAAAACTTTCGCATCAGCAAGTTTCATTTGAATGAATATCCTTTGTTCATTCAGGCATTGGCTATTACCAAGATGGGAGCCACCGTTGCCAACCGTGAACTGGACTTATTAACTGAAGAACAAGCGGATGCTATCTTGAGAGCCTGTAAAGAAATACTTGAAGGAAAGCATCACGAGCAGTTCCCCGTAGATATGATTCAGGGAGGAGCCGGTACGACCACCAACATGAATGCCAATGAAGTGATTGCCAACCGGGCATTGGAACTGATGGGGCATCAGCGGGGAGAATATCAATTCTGTTCGCCTAACGATCACGTCAACCGTTCGCAATCTACCAACGATGCTTATCCTACAGCCATCCACATTGGACTGTATTATACTCATTTGAAATTGGTTAAGCATTTGGAGGTTCTGATCGAGTCTTTCCGGAAGAAAGCGAATGAGTTTGCACATGTCATCAAAATGGGGCGTACCCAACTGGAAGATGCCGTACCGATGACTCTTGGGCAAACCTTTAATGGTTTTGCAAGTATTTTGTCACATGAAGTAAAGAATCTCGATTTTGCTGCACAGGATTTTCTGGCAGTCAATATGGGAGCAACGGCCATCGGAACAGGAATCACCGCCGAACCGGAATATGCGGAGAAGTGCATCGCCGCTTTGCGCAAGATTACGGGATTGGATATCAAACTAGCAGACGATTTGGTGGGAGCCACTTCGGACACTTCCTGCATGGTAGGTTATTCGGGAGCGATGAGGCGTATTGCTGTTAAAATGAATAAGATATGTAACGATTTGCGGTTGCTGGCTTCCGGTCCGCGTTGCGGATTGGGAGAAATCAATCTGCCGGCAATGCAGCCGGGCTCATCCATCATGCCCGGAAAAGTGAATCCGGTGATCCCTGAAGTGATGAATCAGGTGGCCTACAAGGTAATAGGAAATGACCTTTGTGTGGCCATGAGCGGTGAAGCAGCTCAAATGGAACTGAATGCAATGGAGCCGGTGATGGCACAATGCTGTTTCGAGTCTGCCGATTTACTGATGAATGGTTTTGACACTTTGCGCACCTTATGCATCGACGGCATTACGGCTAATGAAGAAAAATGCCGGAGAGATGTGCATAACAGCATTGGAGTAGTGACAGCCCTCAATCCGGTGATCGGATATAAGAACTCTACTAAAATAGCCAAAGAAGCATTGGAAACCGGGAAGGGAGTTTATGAACTTGTTTTGGAACATAACATTCTTTCCAAAGAAGACTTGGATACTATCTTAAAGCCGGAAAATATGATTAAGCCGGTGAAGTTGGACATTCACCCGAATCGTTGA
- a CDS encoding energy transducer TonB, giving the protein MEAKKSKKAAIENQRGSWLLMGLVVALAFMFVSFEWTQHDVRVAALSSDDESIFVTELVPITFPEEKLEPPPPPENKVVDILEIVKNDIEVTDEVSTVSEDMNAVHEIVWIPPVVETETVVEDVIHVSVEIMPEFPGGTAALMKYLSGNIKYPTISQETGSQGKVIVQFVVDKDGTITNPEVVRGVDPYLDKEAVRVISSMPKWKPGVQNGKKVRVKYTVPVMFRLR; this is encoded by the coding sequence ATGGAAGCCAAGAAATCAAAAAAGGCTGCAATTGAGAATCAACGGGGTTCTTGGTTGTTGATGGGTTTGGTTGTTGCGCTCGCTTTCATGTTCGTTTCGTTCGAATGGACACAACATGATGTCAGGGTTGCGGCACTATCATCAGATGATGAATCCATCTTTGTGACAGAGCTAGTTCCAATCACATTCCCTGAGGAGAAACTGGAACCGCCTCCACCTCCCGAAAATAAGGTCGTAGACATATTAGAAATAGTAAAGAACGATATAGAGGTGACGGACGAGGTTTCTACAGTATCAGAGGATATGAATGCAGTTCATGAAATTGTATGGATACCGCCTGTGGTGGAAACCGAAACGGTAGTTGAAGACGTTATTCATGTCAGCGTTGAGATTATGCCGGAGTTTCCGGGTGGTACGGCTGCTTTAATGAAATATTTAAGCGGTAATATCAAGTATCCGACGATTTCACAGGAAACCGGCTCACAAGGAAAGGTTATTGTTCAGTTTGTTGTAGACAAGGACGGGACGATAACGAATCCTGAAGTGGTACGAGGGGTTGATCCGTATTTGGATAAAGAGGCTGTTCGTGTGATCAGTTCTATGCCGAAGTGGAAACCCGGAGTGCAGAACGGTAAGAAAGTTCGAGTAAAATATACTGTGCCTGTAATGTTCAGACTTCGGTAA
- a CDS encoding anaerobic C4-dicarboxylate transporter family protein, whose product MILQLAFVLTAIIIGARLGGIGLGVMGGVGLAILTFVFGLQPTAPPIDVMLMIAAVISAASCMQAAGGLDYMVKLAEHLLRKNPSHVTLLSPLVTYLFTFVAGTGHVAYSVLPVIAEVATETKIRPERPLGIAVIASQQAITASPISAATVALLGLLAGFDITLFDILKITIPATIIGVLVGALFSMRIGKELVEDPEYQKRLKEGLFNNKKVEIKNVKNKRSAMISVIIFILATAFIVLFGSFEGMRPSFLIDGEIVTLGMSSIIEIVMLSAAAIILLVTKTDGIKATQGSVFPAGMQAVIAIFGIAWMGDTFLQGNMGQLTLSIQGIVQQMPWLFGVALFVMSILLYSQAATVRALVPLGIALGISPYMLIALFPAVNGYFFIPNYPTVVAAINFDRTGTTKIGKYVLNHSFMMPGLVSTVVAIALGLLFIQIF is encoded by the coding sequence ATGATATTACAATTAGCATTTGTTCTGACAGCCATTATTATTGGCGCACGCCTGGGAGGTATCGGACTTGGCGTAATGGGAGGCGTAGGGTTGGCAATACTCACGTTCGTTTTTGGTTTACAACCCACTGCGCCTCCCATCGACGTTATGTTAATGATTGCCGCCGTAATCTCTGCCGCTTCCTGTATGCAGGCAGCCGGAGGTTTGGACTATATGGTGAAACTGGCAGAACATTTGCTTCGTAAAAATCCTTCACACGTCACTCTGCTTAGTCCGCTGGTGACTTACCTCTTTACTTTTGTAGCCGGAACCGGACACGTGGCTTATTCCGTGCTGCCGGTGATTGCAGAGGTTGCCACCGAAACAAAAATCCGTCCGGAACGTCCGTTGGGTATTGCCGTCATCGCTTCCCAGCAGGCCATTACGGCAAGTCCGATCTCTGCCGCTACCGTGGCACTTCTCGGACTTTTAGCCGGATTCGACATTACCCTGTTCGACATTCTCAAAATTACGATTCCCGCCACCATCATCGGAGTGTTGGTAGGTGCTTTGTTTTCCATGAGAATCGGTAAGGAACTGGTGGAAGATCCCGAATATCAGAAAAGATTGAAAGAAGGTTTATTCAACAATAAAAAGGTGGAGATTAAAAATGTCAAGAACAAACGTTCGGCAATGATTTCCGTTATCATCTTTATACTGGCAACTGCTTTTATCGTGCTTTTCGGTTCTTTTGAAGGAATGCGCCCCAGTTTCCTGATTGATGGGGAAATTGTCACCTTGGGAATGTCTTCCATCATCGAAATCGTGATGTTGTCGGCTGCCGCAATTATCCTGTTAGTAACGAAGACGGACGGAATCAAGGCAACGCAAGGTTCTGTATTTCCGGCAGGTATGCAGGCGGTGATTGCCATCTTCGGTATTGCCTGGATGGGAGATACCTTTCTTCAGGGAAATATGGGACAGTTGACTCTCTCTATTCAGGGAATTGTGCAACAAATGCCGTGGCTGTTCGGTGTCGCCCTGTTTGTGATGTCTATCCTGCTATATAGTCAAGCTGCCACTGTACGGGCACTCGTCCCTCTGGGCATTGCGTTGGGGATTTCTCCTTATATGCTGATCGCTTTATTCCCGGCCGTGAACGGATATTTCTTTATTCCGAATTATCCTACCGTGGTGGCTGCGATTAATTTCGACCGTACCGGGACAACAAAAATCGGCAAATATGTGTTGAATCATTCGTTCATGATGCCCGGTCTGGTATCGACCGTTGTGGCTATTGCACTGGGTTTGCTTTTTATACAAATATTCTAA
- a CDS encoding cob(I)yrinic acid a,c-diamide adenosyltransferase: protein MKKSLVYTKTGDKGTTSLVGGSRVPKTHIRLEAYGTVDELNSNLGWLYTYLLDEADRHFILGVQHKLFAIGSHLATDQEKMQLKPASIITSGDIESIEHEIDKLDEQLPELCSFIIPGGSRGASVCHICRTVCRRAERRILALSETCTISPEVLAFVNRLSDYLFVLSRKINFDEQNNEIFWDNSWK from the coding sequence ATGAAAAAGAGCCTTGTATATACAAAAACCGGTGACAAGGGGACTACCAGCCTGGTTGGCGGCAGTCGTGTGCCGAAAACGCATATCCGCCTGGAAGCCTATGGGACAGTGGACGAACTGAATTCGAATTTGGGCTGGTTGTACACCTATCTGTTGGATGAGGCGGACCGTCACTTTATTTTAGGAGTTCAGCATAAGTTGTTTGCTATCGGCTCCCATCTCGCTACCGATCAGGAGAAAATGCAGTTGAAACCTGCGAGTATTATAACTTCCGGAGACATAGAAAGTATTGAACATGAAATTGATAAATTGGACGAACAATTGCCGGAGCTTTGTTCCTTTATTATTCCGGGTGGAAGTCGGGGCGCATCTGTTTGCCACATCTGCCGGACAGTCTGCCGACGGGCCGAAAGACGTATTTTGGCTTTATCCGAAACTTGTACAATTTCGCCCGAAGTATTAGCTTTTGTCAACAGATTGTCAGATTATTTGTTTGTATTATCCCGGAAAATTAATTTTGATGAACAAAATAACGAAATATTTTGGGATAATAGTTGGAAATGA
- a CDS encoding FAD-dependent oxidoreductase, with product MNTFDVIIIGFGKGGKTLAAEFAKRGRKVAIVERSDKMYGGTCINIGCIPTKTLVHQAKIASGMKDSTFEERSAFYRNAIAVKESVTSALRDKNYHNLADHPNVTVYTGVGSFVSADVVSVRTSTEEIWLTSKQIIINTGAETIIPPIEGVADNSLVYTSTSIMELADLPRRLVIVGGGYIGLEFASMYASFGSQVTVLESYPELIAREDRDIAASVKGTLEKKGVVFRMNAKVQSVKHVENRAVVVFSDSQTGEVFELEADAVLLATGRRPNTKDLNLEVAGVETDARGAIIVDEYLKTTNPNIRAVGDVKGGLQFTYISLDDYRIIREDLFGDKERKTSDRNPVAYSVFIDPPLARIGLNEDEARKQNLDVIIKKLPVMAIPRAKTLGETDGLLKAVIDKNTGKIVGCMLFAPDASEVINIVAMAMKTGQDYTFLRDFIFTHPSMSEALNDLFS from the coding sequence ATGAATACATTTGATGTTATTATTATCGGTTTCGGTAAGGGAGGAAAGACCCTTGCGGCAGAGTTTGCAAAACGTGGGCGGAAAGTCGCCATTGTTGAACGTTCTGATAAAATGTATGGAGGAACGTGTATCAATATCGGCTGTATTCCGACAAAGACGCTGGTTCATCAGGCTAAAATTGCTTCCGGTATGAAAGACTCCACATTTGAAGAAAGAAGTGCGTTTTATCGCAATGCTATTGCTGTGAAGGAGTCTGTGACAAGTGCGTTGAGAGACAAGAATTACCATAATCTGGCAGATCATCCTAATGTAACAGTTTATACAGGTGTAGGTTCTTTTGTATCTGCCGATGTGGTTTCCGTCCGTACATCTACTGAAGAAATATGGTTGACATCAAAGCAAATAATTATCAACACCGGAGCGGAAACAATTATTCCGCCTATTGAAGGAGTTGCGGACAATTCTTTGGTTTATACCAGTACTTCAATCATGGAATTGGCCGATCTTCCCCGTCGGTTGGTTATTGTTGGCGGCGGTTATATTGGTTTAGAGTTTGCGTCTATGTATGCTTCGTTCGGTTCGCAGGTGACAGTGCTTGAGAGTTATCCGGAACTGATTGCTCGTGAAGACCGTGATATTGCTGCAAGTGTAAAGGGGACATTAGAGAAAAAAGGCGTTGTTTTTCGGATGAACGCGAAGGTACAATCTGTGAAGCATGTTGAAAATAGAGCTGTCGTTGTTTTTTCTGATTCACAAACAGGTGAAGTGTTCGAACTTGAAGCTGATGCGGTTTTGTTGGCTACGGGGCGCAGACCCAATACGAAAGATCTGAATCTGGAAGTTGCCGGAGTGGAGACGGATGCACGTGGAGCGATCATTGTGGATGAATATCTGAAGACAACTAATCCGAATATACGTGCCGTGGGTGATGTGAAAGGTGGTTTGCAGTTCACCTATATTTCATTGGATGATTATCGGATTATTCGTGAAGATTTGTTTGGAGATAAGGAGCGGAAAACAAGTGACCGTAATCCGGTTGCTTACTCCGTATTTATTGATCCTCCGTTGGCGCGTATCGGATTGAATGAGGATGAGGCTCGTAAACAGAATTTGGATGTGATTATCAAGAAGTTGCCTGTTATGGCGATACCGAGAGCGAAGACATTGGGAGAGACGGACGGTTTGCTGAAAGCTGTCATTGATAAGAATACGGGAAAAATAGTAGGTTGTATGCTGTTTGCGCCTGATGCCAGCGAAGTCATCAATATAGTTGCCATGGCAATGAAAACAGGTCAGGATTATACTTTCCTGCGTGATTTCATCTTTACTCATCCCAGCATGAGCGAAGCGTTGAATGATTTGTTCTCATAG
- a CDS encoding porin produces MKKWIFMLLLAGSIQGIYAQKTEKKEKFNPNTPLFEELTDVKKKTDKFNLYLNMQGSFDAHFQNGFQEGDFNMHQLRIEAKGNINNWLSYRYRQRLNRSNDANGMIDNLPTSIDYAGIGIKLNDQFSLFAGKQCAAYGGIEFDLNPIDIYQYSDMIDYMSNFMTGLNVGYNITPEQQLNLQILNSRNSSFDNTYGITEDAEGNLPDLKSGKMPLVYTLNWNGNFNNVFKTRWSASVMNKAKSHNMYYYALGNELNLGKWNAFVDFMYSKEDIDRKGIITSIVGRPGGHNAFDANYLSVVAKCNYRFLPKWNVFVKGMYETASVGKASEGIEKGNYRTSWGYLGGIEYYPMETNLHFFITYVGRCYDFTSRAKALGQTDYTTNRVSVGFIWQMPVF; encoded by the coding sequence ATGAAAAAATGGATATTCATGCTGCTCCTCGCGGGTAGCATACAGGGAATATATGCTCAAAAAACAGAGAAAAAGGAGAAATTCAATCCGAACACTCCCCTGTTTGAAGAGCTGACAGACGTGAAAAAGAAAACAGATAAATTCAATCTTTATCTGAATATGCAAGGGAGCTTTGACGCTCATTTCCAGAATGGTTTTCAGGAGGGTGACTTTAATATGCACCAGCTTCGTATCGAAGCCAAAGGAAATATCAACAACTGGCTGTCTTACCGCTATCGTCAGCGCCTCAACCGCTCGAACGATGCAAACGGCATGATTGATAATCTCCCGACTTCTATCGACTATGCCGGAATCGGTATCAAGCTGAATGACCAGTTTAGTCTTTTTGCAGGAAAGCAATGTGCCGCATACGGTGGTATCGAGTTCGACCTGAATCCGATTGACATCTATCAATACAGTGATATGATTGATTACATGAGTAATTTCATGACCGGATTGAATGTGGGTTATAACATTACTCCCGAACAGCAACTTAACCTGCAAATATTGAACAGCCGTAACAGTTCTTTCGATAATACTTACGGAATCACAGAGGATGCCGAAGGCAATCTCCCCGATCTGAAATCGGGCAAAATGCCACTGGTTTATACATTGAACTGGAACGGTAATTTCAATAATGTATTTAAAACCCGTTGGTCGGCTTCGGTCATGAACAAGGCTAAAAGTCACAATATGTATTATTATGCTTTAGGTAACGAGTTGAATCTTGGAAAATGGAATGCTTTTGTCGATTTCATGTATTCAAAAGAGGATATTGACCGCAAAGGAATTATTACCAGTATCGTAGGTCGTCCGGGCGGACATAATGCTTTTGATGCGAACTATCTTTCGGTTGTTGCCAAATGTAATTACCGCTTTCTTCCGAAATGGAATGTTTTTGTGAAGGGTATGTATGAGACGGCTTCCGTAGGCAAGGCGTCCGAGGGAATAGAGAAGGGAAATTACCGTACTTCCTGGGGATATCTGGGCGGTATCGAATATTACCCGATGGAAACCAATCTGCACTTCTTTATTACCTACGTAGGACGTTGCTATGACTTTACTTCCCGAGCCAAAGCATTGGGACAAACGGATTACACTACAAACCGGGTATCTGTAGGTTTCATCTGGCAAATGCCCGTATTCTAA
- a CDS encoding porin family protein: MKKIFGALMIAICIAMAMPAQAQIHFGVKGGLNLSKASFSNVSENFKKDNFTGFFIGPMAEFNIPIVGLGVDASLLFAQRGIKVSEGNEDITVKQNGIDIPVNLKYTIGLGSLAGIYLAAGPDFYFDFEKKSGIDKKKAEVGINVGAGLKLLNHLQVGANYNIPLGDTADIDTGGSYKTKTWQVSVAYIF; the protein is encoded by the coding sequence ATGAAAAAGATTTTTGGTGCTTTAATGATTGCTATATGTATAGCTATGGCAATGCCTGCTCAGGCGCAGATACACTTTGGTGTAAAGGGAGGTTTGAACTTGTCAAAGGCGAGTTTCTCTAATGTGAGCGAAAACTTTAAAAAGGATAATTTCACAGGTTTCTTTATCGGTCCGATGGCCGAGTTTAATATTCCAATCGTAGGATTGGGGGTAGATGCTTCTTTGCTTTTTGCTCAAAGAGGTATCAAAGTTTCAGAAGGAAATGAAGATATTACTGTTAAACAAAACGGTATTGATATTCCTGTAAACCTGAAATATACCATTGGTTTGGGAAGCCTGGCTGGTATTTATCTGGCTGCAGGTCCTGACTTTTATTTCGATTTTGAAAAGAAATCGGGAATTGATAAGAAGAAAGCTGAAGTAGGTATCAATGTGGGCGCTGGTTTGAAGTTGCTGAACCATTTGCAGGTGGGTGCTAATTACAATATCCCATTGGGCGATACAGCTGATATTGACACTGGCGGTTCTTATAAAACTAAGACTTGGCAAGTATCTGTGGCCTATATTTTTTAA
- the ansB gene encoding L-asparaginase 2 has translation MKQFKSFGLVVVTLLFSVTMAFAAKPNIHILATGGTIAGTGSSATGTSYTAGQVAIGALLDAVPEIKDIANVTGEQIVKIGSQDMNDQVWLTLAKKINELLKRPDIDGIVITHGTDTMEETAYFLNLTVKSDKPVVLVGAMRPSTALSADGPLNLYNAVVTAAAKESKDKGVLVAMNGLILGAQSTVKMNTVDVQTFQAPNSGALGYVLNGKVFYNQVTLKKHTTQSVFDVTHLNALPKVGIVYSYSNIEADMVTPMLSNGYKGIIHAGVGNGNIHQNIFPVLTDARQKGILVVRSSRVPTGPTTLDAEVDDAKYQFVASQELNPQKSRVLLMLALTKTTDWKQIQQYFNEY, from the coding sequence ATGAAACAATTCAAAAGCTTTGGACTGGTAGTAGTCACACTACTGTTTTCCGTAACTATGGCATTCGCCGCAAAACCGAATATTCATATTCTTGCTACGGGAGGAACCATCGCGGGTACGGGAAGCTCGGCTACCGGAACCAGTTATACGGCAGGACAAGTTGCCATCGGCGCACTGCTCGATGCTGTACCCGAAATTAAAGACATCGCCAACGTAACCGGAGAACAGATTGTAAAAATCGGTTCGCAGGACATGAACGACCAGGTTTGGTTGACGCTTGCCAAGAAAATCAATGAACTACTGAAACGCCCGGACATTGACGGCATCGTGATTACTCACGGAACAGACACCATGGAGGAAACTGCTTACTTTCTGAATCTGACTGTCAAGAGTGACAAACCGGTGGTATTAGTAGGCGCCATGCGTCCGTCTACCGCTCTAAGCGCCGACGGCCCGTTGAACCTTTACAATGCCGTTGTTACCGCAGCCGCAAAAGAATCGAAAGACAAAGGGGTATTGGTTGCCATGAACGGCCTTATCCTCGGAGCGCAAAGCACGGTTAAAATGAATACGGTCGATGTACAAACTTTCCAGGCTCCCAACTCCGGCGCACTGGGTTATGTACTGAACGGAAAAGTGTTCTACAACCAAGTAACGCTAAAGAAACATACTACCCAGTCCGTTTTTGATGTCACTCATCTGAACGCGCTTCCGAAAGTAGGTATCGTGTACAGCTATTCCAATATTGAGGCCGATATGGTAACTCCGATGCTTAGCAACGGATACAAAGGAATTATCCACGCAGGAGTAGGAAACGGAAATATTCACCAGAACATCTTCCCGGTACTGACGGATGCCCGTCAAAAAGGTATTCTTGTCGTTCGTTCTTCCCGTGTCCCGACCGGACCCACCACACTGGATGCAGAGGTGGACGACGCCAAATATCAGTTTGTGGCTTCGCAGGAACTGAACCCGCAGAAATCTCGTGTTTTGTTAATGCTTGCACTAACAAAAACTACAGACTGGAAACAGATTCAGCAATATTTCAACGAATACTAA
- a CDS encoding DUF2795 domain-containing protein, with translation MYWTLELASKLEDAPWPATKDELIDYAMRSGAPLEVIENLQEMEDEGEIYESIEDIWPDYPSKEDFFFNEEEY, from the coding sequence ATGTATTGGACATTGGAACTAGCATCAAAACTTGAAGATGCTCCCTGGCCGGCAACCAAGGATGAATTGATTGATTATGCCATGCGTTCGGGTGCTCCTCTTGAAGTTATTGAGAATCTCCAAGAGATGGAAGATGAGGGCGAAATCTATGAAAGTATCGAAGATATTTGGCCGGATTATCCTAGTAAGGAGGATTTTTTCTTCAACGAGGAAGAGTATTAG
- a CDS encoding NCS2 family permease produces the protein MLQKLFGFNSHSMQVRTEILAGITTFLTMSYILAVNPSILGVTGMDKGAVFTATATASLIATLIMAVWAKLPFALAPGMGLNAFFAFTVCLGMGNTWEFALTAVLIEGLLFILLTLSNLREAILNAIPDSLKNAIGAGIGLFIAFIGLQNAGVITKNDATLVTLGNITSGSPLLALIGLAITSVLLIKKVKGSMLWGILLTMLIGIPMGITEFNGIVSIPPSLEPVFFKFDFSKVLTTQMAFTVFTLLFIDMFDTIGTLVGVSNKAGMLVNGKVPRAKQAFMADAIGTTVGAMLGTNTVSTFVESASGIAQGGRSGITSFVTAICFGIALLFAPLFLSIPSAATCPILVLVGLFMMSPIKDIDLDDFTESVPAFICIIMIPMAYSISDGIVLGLISYVLTNLLSGKFKKISLTMYILAALFTLKYLV, from the coding sequence ATGCTACAAAAGTTGTTTGGATTCAATTCGCATTCCATGCAGGTAAGAACTGAGATTCTTGCAGGTATTACTACATTTCTGACTATGTCATACATTCTTGCCGTGAATCCTAGCATACTGGGTGTCACAGGCATGGATAAGGGGGCGGTATTCACCGCTACCGCCACAGCTTCCTTAATAGCCACTCTTATTATGGCGGTATGGGCCAAACTTCCGTTCGCGCTTGCTCCCGGCATGGGACTAAATGCTTTTTTCGCTTTCACAGTCTGTCTGGGTATGGGCAATACTTGGGAATTTGCATTAACAGCAGTGCTTATCGAAGGCCTCCTGTTTATCCTGCTGACCCTTTCCAACTTACGTGAAGCCATCCTCAATGCCATACCAGACTCCCTAAAGAACGCCATTGGGGCAGGTATCGGACTTTTTATCGCCTTCATCGGATTGCAGAATGCCGGAGTTATCACCAAGAACGATGCAACCTTAGTGACACTCGGCAATATCACTTCCGGCTCTCCGCTTTTGGCGCTTATCGGACTTGCCATCACTTCCGTGTTACTTATAAAAAAGGTAAAAGGGTCTATGCTATGGGGAATCCTTTTGACAATGTTGATCGGCATTCCGATGGGAATTACCGAATTTAACGGAATCGTCAGTATACCTCCCTCATTGGAACCGGTATTTTTCAAGTTCGACTTCTCAAAAGTGCTCACCACTCAAATGGCTTTTACTGTGTTTACATTGTTATTTATTGATATGTTCGATACCATCGGCACATTGGTCGGCGTATCCAACAAAGCCGGAATGTTGGTTAATGGGAAAGTGCCCCGTGCCAAACAGGCATTTATGGCCGATGCTATCGGGACTACCGTAGGGGCAATGTTAGGAACCAATACGGTAAGCACATTTGTAGAGAGCGCATCAGGCATCGCTCAAGGAGGCCGTTCCGGAATCACTTCTTTTGTAACTGCTATCTGCTTCGGAATAGCCTTACTTTTCGCACCGCTTTTCCTCTCCATCCCAAGTGCGGCAACCTGCCCTATCCTGGTATTGGTCGGTTTATTCATGATGTCACCTATCAAAGACATTGATCTGGATGATTTCACGGAATCAGTTCCGGCATTCATCTGTATCATTATGATTCCAATGGCTTATAGCATTTCAGACGGTATTGTTCTCGGGCTTATCAGTTATGTACTGACCAATCTGCTATCGGGTAAGTTCAAGAAAATATCACTCACCATGTATATTCTCGCAGCCCTCTTTACTCTCAAATATCTGGTATGA